In Oryza sativa Japonica Group chromosome 3, ASM3414082v1, one DNA window encodes the following:
- the LOC4333181 gene encoding pyruvate, phosphate dikinase 2 isoform X1, which produces MDIPHSLFEEKIEAMKAALGLRNDTELTARDLKELVAQYKNVYVEAKGEEFPSDPKKQLHLSVLAVFNSWDSARAKKYRSINQITGLKGTAVNVQCMVFGNMGDTSGTGVLFTRNPSTGERKLYGEFLVNAQGEDVVAGIRTPQDLDTMKDCMPEPYAELVENCKILESHYKEMMDIEFTVQENRLWMLQCRTGKRTGKGAVKIAVDMVNEGLIDRRSAIKMVEPRHLDQLLHPQFESPSSYGDKVIATGLPASPGAAVGQIVFTADDAEAWHAQGKSVILVRTETSPEDVGGMNAAAGILTARGGMTSHAAVVARGWGKCCVAGCSGIRVNDAEKVVLVADKVLCEGEWLSLNGSTGEVILGKLPLSPPALSGDLGEFMSWVDEVKKLKVKANADTPADALTARNNGAEGIGLCRTEHMFFSSDERIKAMRQMIMAETIEHRQIALDRLLPYQRLDFEGIFRAMDGLPVTIRLLDPPLHEFLPEGNVEDMVRLLSSGNVYTQEEILTRIEKLSEVNPMLGFRGCRLGISYPELTAMQARAIFEAAISMTEQGVKVFPEIMVPLIGTPQELAQQVDVIREVAEKVFANAETTISYKIGSMIEVPRAALIADEIAALAEFFSFGTNDLTQMTFGYSRDDVGKFLPTYLSKGILQNDPFEVFDQKGVGELVKVAVERGRKARPDLEVGICGEHGGEPSSVAFFAKVGLNYVSCSPFRVPIARLAAAQVML; this is translated from the exons ATGGACATACCGCATTCACTATTTGAGGAGAAAATTGAAGCCATGAAAGCAGCTTTAGGTTTGAGGAATGACACCGAGTTGACTGCCAGGGATTTGAAAGAACTTGTTGCTCAATATAAGAATGTTTATGTGGAGGCCAAAGGTGAAGAATTTCCCTCAG ATCCAAAGAAGCAGCTGCATTTATCTGTGTTGGCTGTTTTCAACTCATGGGACAGCGCAAGGGCAAAGAAGTACAGAAGCATTAACCAGATCACTGGGTTAAAGGGTACTGCTGTGAATGTTCAGTGCATGGTCTTTGGCAACATGGGTGACACTTCAGGCACTGGTGTTCTCTTTACTAGGAACCCTAGTACTGGAGAGAGAAAACTTTATGGTGAATTCCTTGTCAATGCTCAG GGTGAGGATGTGGTTGCTGGAATCAGAACTCCACAAGATCTTGATACCATGAAGGATTGCATGCCAGAGCCTTATGCAGAACTAGTTGAGAATTGCAAAATCTTGGAAAGCCACTACAAAGAAATGATG GATATTGAGTTCACTGTTCAAGAAAATAGACTTTGGATGCTGCAATGCAGAACAGGGAAGCGCACAGGCAAAGGTGCTGTGAAGATTGCTGTAGACATGGTCAATGAGGGACTGATTGACCGGCGTTCAGCAATTAAGATGGTGGAACCACGGCACTTGGACCAGCTTCTTCATCCCCAG TTTGAGAGCCCGTCGTCATATGGAGACAAAGTTATTGCTACAGGCTTGCCTGCATCACCAGGAGCTGCTGTAGGCCAGATTGTCTTCACAGCTGACGATGCTGAAGCATGGCATGCACAAGGAAAATCTGTCATTCTG GTGAGGACTGAAACAAGCCCAGAGGATGTTGGTGGCATGAATGCGGCTGCTGGAATTCTTACAGCCAGAGGTGGTATGACATCTCATGCAGCAGTCGTAGCCCGTGGATGGGGAAAATGTTGTGTGGCAGGATGCTCGGGTATCCGTGTAAATGATGCTGAGAAG GTGGTACTGGTTGCCGACAAGGTGCTTTGTGAGGGTGAATGGTTGTCACTGAATGGTTCGACTGGAGAGGTCATTTTGGGCAAGCTGCCTCTATCCCCACCAGCACTTAGTGGTGATTTGGGAGAATTCATGTCTTGGGTGGATGAAGTTAAGAAACTCAAG GTCAAGGCTAATGCTGATACTCCTGCGGATGCACTGACTGCAAGAAATAACGGTGCGGAAGGGATTGGGTTGTGCAGAACAGAACACATG TTCTTCTCTTCTGATGAAAGGATAAAGGCCATGAGACAGATGATAATGGCGGAAACAATTGAACACAGGCAGATAGCACTAGATCGCCTCTTGCCATATCAGAGACTTGACTTTGAAGGAATTTTCCGTGCAATGGATG GACTTCCTGTGACTATTCGACTCTTGGATCCTCCACTCCACGAATTCCTTCCAGAGGGTAACGTTGAGGATATGGTTCGTTTGTTGTCTTCTGGAAACGTATATACTCAGGAGGAAATTCTTACAAGAATAGAAAAACTTTCTGAAGTGAATCCAATGCTTGGCTTCCGTGGGTGCAG GCTTGGGATATCATACCCAGAATTGACAGCAATGCAAGCCCGTGCTATCTTTGAAGCTGCTATTTCTATGACTGAACAAGGTGTTAAAGTTTTCCCAGAGATAATGGTGCCTCTCATTGGAACACCTCAG GAACTCGCCCAACAAGTAGATGTAATTCGTGAAGTTGCCGAAAAGGTTTTTGCAAATGCAGAAACAACCATTAGCTACAAAATTGGATCCATGATTGAGGTTCCCAGGGCTGCTCTTATAGCTGATGAG ATAGCAGCACTAGCCGAATTCTTCTCGTTTGGGACGAACGACCTGACTCAGATGACATTTGGTTATAGCAGGGACGATGTTGGCAAGTTTCTGCCAACCTACTTGTCAAAGGGTATCCTCCAGAATGACCCCTTCGAG GTGTTTGACCAGAAGGGAGTGGGGGAGCTTGTTAAGGTTGCCGTAGAGCGGGGCCGGAAGGCAAGGCCTGATTTAGAG GTGGGCATTTGTGGGGAACATGGTGGTGAGCCTTCTTCAGTTGCATTTTTCGCGAAGGTTGGGCTGAACTACGTTTCTTGCTCCCCATTCAG GGTTCCAATTGCAAGGCTAGCAGCAGCGCAGGTGATGCTGTGA
- the LOC4333181 gene encoding pyruvate, phosphate dikinase 2 isoform 1 (isoform 1 is encoded by transcript variant 1), whose amino-acid sequence MAPAAHRDGAAEAVGQRVFHFGKGRSDGNKTMKDLLGGKGANLAEMASIGLSVPPGFTVSTEACQQYQAQKAMPAGLWDEILAALTWVEGNMGAVLGDPRRPLLLSVRSGAAVSMPGMMDTVLNLGLNDHVVAGLAHRSGERFAYDSYRRFLDMFGNVVMDIPHSLFEEKIEAMKAALGLRNDTELTARDLKELVAQYKNVYVEAKGEEFPSDPKKQLHLSVLAVFNSWDSARAKKYRSINQITGLKGTAVNVQCMVFGNMGDTSGTGVLFTRNPSTGERKLYGEFLVNAQGEDVVAGIRTPQDLDTMKDCMPEPYAELVENCKILESHYKEMMDIEFTVQENRLWMLQCRTGKRTGKGAVKIAVDMVNEGLIDRRSAIKMVEPRHLDQLLHPQFESPSSYGDKVIATGLPASPGAAVGQIVFTADDAEAWHAQGKSVILVRTETSPEDVGGMNAAAGILTARGGMTSHAAVVARGWGKCCVAGCSGIRVNDAEKVVLVADKVLCEGEWLSLNGSTGEVILGKLPLSPPALSGDLGEFMSWVDEVKKLKVKANADTPADALTARNNGAEGIGLCRTEHMFFSSDERIKAMRQMIMAETIEHRQIALDRLLPYQRLDFEGIFRAMDGLPVTIRLLDPPLHEFLPEGNVEDMVRLLSSGNVYTQEEILTRIEKLSEVNPMLGFRGCRLGISYPELTAMQARAIFEAAISMTEQGVKVFPEIMVPLIGTPQELAQQVDVIREVAEKVFANAETTISYKIGSMIEVPRAALIADEIAALAEFFSFGTNDLTQMTFGYSRDDVGKFLPTYLSKGILQNDPFEVFDQKGVGELVKVAVERGRKARPDLEVGICGEHGGEPSSVAFFAKVGLNYVSCSPFRVPIARLAAAQVML is encoded by the exons atggcgccggccgCTCATCGGgatggcgcggcggaggcggtggggcAGAGGGTGTTCCACTTCGGCAAGGGCCGGAGCGACGGCAACAAGACCATGAAAGACCTG CTGGGAGGGAAGGGGGCGAACTTGGCGGAGATGGCGAGCATCGGGCTGTCGGTGCCGCCGGGGTTCACGGTGTCGACGGAGGCGTGCCAGCAGTACCAGGCGCAGAAGGCGATGCCGGCGGGGCTGTGGGACGAGATCCTGGCGGCGCTCACCTGGGTGGAGGGCAACATGGGCGCCGTCCTCGGCGACCCGCGCCGCCCGCTCCTCCTCTCCGtccgctccggcgccgccgtctccatgcCCGGCATGATGGACACCGTCCTCAACCTCGGCCTCAACGaccacgtcgtcgccggcctcgcccaCCGCAGCGGCGAGCGCTTCGCCTACGACTCCTACCGCCGCTTCCTCGACATGTTCGGCAACGTC GTTATGGACATACCGCATTCACTATTTGAGGAGAAAATTGAAGCCATGAAAGCAGCTTTAGGTTTGAGGAATGACACCGAGTTGACTGCCAGGGATTTGAAAGAACTTGTTGCTCAATATAAGAATGTTTATGTGGAGGCCAAAGGTGAAGAATTTCCCTCAG ATCCAAAGAAGCAGCTGCATTTATCTGTGTTGGCTGTTTTCAACTCATGGGACAGCGCAAGGGCAAAGAAGTACAGAAGCATTAACCAGATCACTGGGTTAAAGGGTACTGCTGTGAATGTTCAGTGCATGGTCTTTGGCAACATGGGTGACACTTCAGGCACTGGTGTTCTCTTTACTAGGAACCCTAGTACTGGAGAGAGAAAACTTTATGGTGAATTCCTTGTCAATGCTCAG GGTGAGGATGTGGTTGCTGGAATCAGAACTCCACAAGATCTTGATACCATGAAGGATTGCATGCCAGAGCCTTATGCAGAACTAGTTGAGAATTGCAAAATCTTGGAAAGCCACTACAAAGAAATGATG GATATTGAGTTCACTGTTCAAGAAAATAGACTTTGGATGCTGCAATGCAGAACAGGGAAGCGCACAGGCAAAGGTGCTGTGAAGATTGCTGTAGACATGGTCAATGAGGGACTGATTGACCGGCGTTCAGCAATTAAGATGGTGGAACCACGGCACTTGGACCAGCTTCTTCATCCCCAG TTTGAGAGCCCGTCGTCATATGGAGACAAAGTTATTGCTACAGGCTTGCCTGCATCACCAGGAGCTGCTGTAGGCCAGATTGTCTTCACAGCTGACGATGCTGAAGCATGGCATGCACAAGGAAAATCTGTCATTCTG GTGAGGACTGAAACAAGCCCAGAGGATGTTGGTGGCATGAATGCGGCTGCTGGAATTCTTACAGCCAGAGGTGGTATGACATCTCATGCAGCAGTCGTAGCCCGTGGATGGGGAAAATGTTGTGTGGCAGGATGCTCGGGTATCCGTGTAAATGATGCTGAGAAG GTGGTACTGGTTGCCGACAAGGTGCTTTGTGAGGGTGAATGGTTGTCACTGAATGGTTCGACTGGAGAGGTCATTTTGGGCAAGCTGCCTCTATCCCCACCAGCACTTAGTGGTGATTTGGGAGAATTCATGTCTTGGGTGGATGAAGTTAAGAAACTCAAG GTCAAGGCTAATGCTGATACTCCTGCGGATGCACTGACTGCAAGAAATAACGGTGCGGAAGGGATTGGGTTGTGCAGAACAGAACACATG TTCTTCTCTTCTGATGAAAGGATAAAGGCCATGAGACAGATGATAATGGCGGAAACAATTGAACACAGGCAGATAGCACTAGATCGCCTCTTGCCATATCAGAGACTTGACTTTGAAGGAATTTTCCGTGCAATGGATG GACTTCCTGTGACTATTCGACTCTTGGATCCTCCACTCCACGAATTCCTTCCAGAGGGTAACGTTGAGGATATGGTTCGTTTGTTGTCTTCTGGAAACGTATATACTCAGGAGGAAATTCTTACAAGAATAGAAAAACTTTCTGAAGTGAATCCAATGCTTGGCTTCCGTGGGTGCAG GCTTGGGATATCATACCCAGAATTGACAGCAATGCAAGCCCGTGCTATCTTTGAAGCTGCTATTTCTATGACTGAACAAGGTGTTAAAGTTTTCCCAGAGATAATGGTGCCTCTCATTGGAACACCTCAG GAACTCGCCCAACAAGTAGATGTAATTCGTGAAGTTGCCGAAAAGGTTTTTGCAAATGCAGAAACAACCATTAGCTACAAAATTGGATCCATGATTGAGGTTCCCAGGGCTGCTCTTATAGCTGATGAG ATAGCAGCACTAGCCGAATTCTTCTCGTTTGGGACGAACGACCTGACTCAGATGACATTTGGTTATAGCAGGGACGATGTTGGCAAGTTTCTGCCAACCTACTTGTCAAAGGGTATCCTCCAGAATGACCCCTTCGAG GTGTTTGACCAGAAGGGAGTGGGGGAGCTTGTTAAGGTTGCCGTAGAGCGGGGCCGGAAGGCAAGGCCTGATTTAGAG GTGGGCATTTGTGGGGAACATGGTGGTGAGCCTTCTTCAGTTGCATTTTTCGCGAAGGTTGGGCTGAACTACGTTTCTTGCTCCCCATTCAG GGTTCCAATTGCAAGGCTAGCAGCAGCGCAGGTGATGCTGTGA